In Odocoileus virginianus isolate 20LAN1187 ecotype Illinois chromosome 5, Ovbor_1.2, whole genome shotgun sequence, a single window of DNA contains:
- the GPR88 gene encoding G protein-coupled receptor 88, which yields MTNSSTSTSSTTGGSLLLLCEEEESWAGRRIPVSLLYSGLAIGGTLANGMVIYLVSSFRKLQTTSNAFIVNGCAADLSVCALWMPQEAVLGLLPAGSAEPPGDWDGAGGSYRLLRGGLLGLGLTVSLLSHCLVALNRYLLITRAPATYQALYQRRHTAGMLALSWALALGLVLLLPPWAPRPGAAPPRVHYPALLAAGALLAQTALLLHCYLGIVRRVRVSVKRVSVLNFHLLHQLPGCAAAAAAFPGAPRAPGPAGAQLPAQAPPLPAALHPRRAQRRLSGLSVLLLCCVFLLATQPLVWVSLASGFSLPVPWGVQAASWLLCCALSALNPLLYTWRNEEFRRSVRSVLPGVGDAAAAAAAATAVPAVSQGQLGTRAAGQHW from the coding sequence ATGACCAACTCTTCCACGTCCACCTCCTCCACCACCGGGGGATCGCTGCTGCTGCTCTGTGAGGAAGAGGAGTCGTGGGCGGGCCGACGCATCCCCGTGTCCCTCCTGTACTCGGGCCTGGCCATCGGGGGCACGCTGGCCAACGGCATGGTCATCTATCTCGTGTCGTCCTTCCGAAAGCTTCAGACGACCAGCAACGCCTTCATCGTGAACGGCTGCGCCGCCGACCTCAGCGTCTGCGCCCTCTGGATGCCGCAGGAGGCGGTGCTCGGGCTCCTGCCCGCGGGCTCCGCGGAGCCGCCCGGGGATTGGGACGGCGCTGGGGGCAGCTACCGCCTGCTGCGGGGCGGGCTGCTGGGCCTCGGGCTCACCGTGTCCCTCTTGTCCCACTGCCTGGTGGCCCTGAACCGCTACCTGCTCATCACCCGGGCGCCCGCCACCTACCAGGCGCTGTACCAGCGGCGCCACACGGCGGGCATGCTGGCGCTGTCCTGGGCGCTGGCCCTGGGCCTCGTGCTGCTGCTCCCGCCCTGGGCGCCGCGTCCGGGCGCCGCGCCCCCGCGCGTCCACTACCCGGCGCTGCTGGCCGCCGGGGCGCTGCTGGCGCAGACGGCGCTGCTGCTGCACTGCTACCTGGGCATCGTGCGCCGCGTGCGCGTCAGCGTCAAGCGCGTCAGCGTCCTCAACTTCCACCTGCTGCACCAGCTGCCCGgctgcgccgccgccgccgccgccttccCGGGCGCCCCGCGCGCGCCGGGCCCGGCTGGTGCCCAGCTCCCGGCGCAGGCTCCGCCGCTGCCCGCGGCGTTGCACCCGCGGCGGGCGCAGCGGCGTCTCAGCGGCCTGTCGGTGCTGCTGCTCTGCTGCGTCTTCCTGCTGGCCACGCAGCCGCTGGTGTGGGTGAGCCTGGCCAGCGGCTTCTCGCTGCCCGTGCCCTGGGGCGTGCAGGCGGCCAGCTGGCTTCTGTGCTGCGCCCTGTCGGCGCTCAACCCGCTGCTCTACACGTGGAGGAACGAGGAGTTCCGCCGCTCCGTGCGCTCGGTCCTGCCTGGCGTCGGCGACGCGGCggccgctgctgccgccgccacGGCCGTGCCCGCGGTGTCCCAAGGTCAGCTGGGCACTCGCGCCGCCGGCCAGCACTGGTGA
- the LOC110145660 gene encoding small ribosomal subunit protein uS10 — MAFKDTGKTPVEPEAAIHRIRITLTSRNVKWLEKVCADLIRGAKEKNLKVKGPVRMPTKTLRITTRKTPCGEGSKTWDGFQMRIHKRLIDLHSPSEIVKQITSISIEPGVEVEATIADA, encoded by the coding sequence ATGGCCTTTAAAGACACCGGCAAGACTCCCGTGGAGCCAGAGGCGGCCATTCACCGGATTAGGATCACCCTCACCAGCCGCAACGTGAAGTGGCTGGAGAAGGTGTGTGCTGACTTGATCAGAGGCGCgaaggaaaagaatctcaaagtGAAAGGACCAGTTCGGATGCCTACCAAGACTCTGAGAATAACTACAAGGAAAACTCCTTGTGGTGAAGGTTCTAAGACTTGGGATGGATTCCAAATGAGGATCCACAAGCGACTCATTGACCTGCACAGCCCTTCTGAAATTGTCAAGCAGATCACTTCCATCAGTATTGAGCCAGGAGTCGAGGTGGAAGCCACCATTGCCGATGCCTAA